One window of the Shewanella cyperi genome contains the following:
- a CDS encoding type I secretion system permease/ATPase → MSLTASEKQEQWTISASTRVTVDPLLDSLVLLTEYFGSPCSSDSLAAGLPISGALLTPDLLPQAAARAGLTARLTRKGLDQVSAIMLPCILLLKDKKACLLRKLDHENDTAVIQLPETGGEETLSIEALEALYVGYLFLVKQQYRGDMGFDVYRHDHKHHWLLQTLKDATPIYRDVLIASILVNLFALVSPLFIMNVYDKVVPNLAFESLWVLAIGASIAYIFDLIMRQLRSYLIDVAGKKVDIIVSSRLFAKAIGIPLAKRSPSVGGMAKQLGEFDSIRDILTSATITTLVDLPFALFFLLIIYIVSGDLALVPLFGGLIIIGYTLYVQPKLKAAIEESNKFSSLKHGHLIESLAALESIKAYGAEGLVQKSWQQMIGHTATWQLKSKKLTNAVANTANFMVQLTVVSVVILGVYRVAENEISMGGIIAAVMLSSRAISPMAQLANLLTRGNHTASALRQLDGIMTQEDEFENKGHLVSKQRLLGKIEADHVGFNYPGSEKPVLHPCSISIQPGERVAIIGRNGSGKSTLAKLLVGLYQPTKGSLRYDGLDSAQIHPSDLRRNFGYLPQDVVLFHGSIRDNILFGTRQVSEHQLIRAVQLSGVSLFTNLESEGLDQQVGEGGQALSRGQRQTVALARATLNDPPILLMDEPTASLDARAEKQFIRAMENVSKDRTLLLITHKMHLLKLVDRIIVLERGHVLADGPKAEVLEKLSLGLLAGGQKP, encoded by the coding sequence TCCCCCAGGCAGCAGCCAGGGCGGGCTTGACTGCGCGTCTGACTCGCAAGGGGTTGGATCAGGTGTCAGCGATCATGCTGCCCTGCATCCTGCTGCTGAAAGACAAGAAAGCCTGTTTGCTGCGCAAATTGGATCATGAAAATGACACTGCCGTGATTCAGCTTCCTGAAACCGGTGGCGAAGAAACCCTGTCCATCGAGGCATTGGAAGCCCTGTATGTGGGTTACCTGTTTCTGGTCAAGCAGCAGTACCGTGGTGACATGGGATTCGACGTCTATCGTCACGACCACAAACATCATTGGTTATTGCAGACCCTGAAGGATGCCACCCCCATCTACCGGGATGTGTTGATCGCCTCCATCCTGGTTAACCTGTTCGCCCTGGTGTCACCGCTGTTCATCATGAACGTCTACGACAAGGTGGTGCCTAACCTGGCTTTCGAATCTCTCTGGGTGTTGGCTATCGGAGCCTCGATAGCCTATATATTTGACTTAATCATGCGGCAACTCAGGAGCTACCTGATTGACGTGGCAGGGAAAAAAGTCGACATCATAGTCTCATCCAGGCTGTTTGCCAAAGCCATTGGTATACCGCTGGCCAAGCGCTCTCCCAGCGTCGGTGGCATGGCCAAACAGCTGGGTGAATTCGACAGCATAAGAGACATTCTTACTTCGGCTACCATCACCACCCTGGTGGATCTGCCCTTTGCGCTATTTTTCCTGTTAATCATTTACATAGTATCGGGTGATCTGGCCTTGGTGCCTCTGTTTGGCGGTTTGATCATCATAGGTTACACCCTGTATGTGCAGCCCAAACTCAAGGCCGCCATTGAAGAAAGCAACAAATTCTCCAGCCTCAAACACGGCCACCTGATCGAAAGTTTGGCGGCACTGGAATCCATCAAGGCCTACGGTGCCGAGGGTTTGGTGCAGAAATCCTGGCAACAGATGATTGGCCATACAGCCACCTGGCAGCTTAAATCAAAAAAGTTAACCAATGCCGTGGCCAATACCGCCAACTTTATGGTGCAACTGACAGTGGTCAGCGTAGTGATCCTTGGGGTTTACCGGGTCGCAGAGAATGAGATCTCCATGGGTGGCATCATAGCCGCCGTCATGCTCTCCAGCCGTGCCATTTCACCCATGGCGCAACTGGCAAACTTGCTTACCCGCGGTAACCATACCGCCAGCGCCCTGCGTCAGCTGGACGGCATCATGACCCAGGAAGACGAATTCGAGAACAAGGGTCACTTGGTCAGTAAGCAAAGACTGCTCGGCAAGATAGAAGCCGACCATGTGGGCTTTAATTACCCCGGCTCCGAAAAACCTGTGCTGCACCCTTGCAGCATCAGCATACAGCCCGGCGAGCGGGTGGCCATCATTGGCCGAAACGGCAGTGGCAAAAGTACCCTGGCCAAGCTGCTGGTTGGATTGTACCAGCCCACCAAGGGCAGCCTGCGCTACGACGGCCTGGACAGTGCCCAGATCCACCCCAGCGATCTGAGGCGCAATTTCGGTTACCTGCCCCAGGATGTGGTCCTGTTCCACGGCAGCATACGCGACAATATATTGTTCGGCACCCGCCAGGTGTCAGAACATCAGTTGATACGGGCAGTGCAATTGTCCGGGGTCAGCCTATTCACCAACCTCGAGTCAGAGGGGCTCGACCAGCAGGTGGGCGAAGGCGGTCAAGCCCTGTCACGGGGCCAGCGTCAGACCGTGGCTTTGGCCCGCGCGACACTTAACGACCCGCCGATCCTGTTGATGGATGAACCCACGGCCAGTTTAGATGCCCGAGCCGAGAAGCAATTTATCCGTGCCATGGAGAACGTCTCCAAGGACCGAACCCTGCTGCTCATCACCCACAAGATGCACCTGCTGAAACTGGTGGATCGCATCATAGTGCTGGAACGCGGCCATGTACTGGCCGATGGCCCCAAGGCCGAGGTGCTGGAAAAACTCAGCCTTGGTTTGCTGGCCGGAGGGCAGAAGCCATGA
- a CDS encoding HlyD family type I secretion periplasmic adaptor subunit: protein MSKHLTTQDLEMVDDIYGAMMADAPTSHRLTIWALAAFAFVFLLWAYFAELDRVTTGSGKVIPSSQVQVIQSLDGGILQELFVREGNMVTKGQPLARIDDTRFRSDYAQQEQEVYSLQATVIRLKAELDSIQVSDMAKDWREQVRITKHPLTFPGNLIADKPELVNRQQADYNGRLSNLENQLEILARQIQQRQQEAEDLASKITTLTTSFQLISRELELTKPLAEKGIVPEVELLKLQRTVNDLQGELKSLRVMQPKAKATLDEAILKRREAVFVYASDARTQLSELQTRLSRMNEAQVGAQDKVSKAVITSPVNGTVKTVHINTLGGVVQPGVDIIEIVPSEDKLLIEARISPKDIAFLHPGLPAVVKVTAYDFTRYGGLNGTVEHISADTTQDEEGNSFYLIRVRTEESNLVKEDGTQMPIIPGMLTSVDVITGQRSILEYILNPILRARENALRER from the coding sequence ATGAGCAAGCATCTGACAACCCAGGATCTGGAGATGGTGGATGACATCTATGGCGCCATGATGGCCGATGCTCCCACCAGCCACCGCCTGACCATCTGGGCTTTGGCAGCCTTTGCCTTCGTCTTTTTGCTGTGGGCCTACTTTGCGGAACTGGACCGGGTCACCACCGGCAGTGGCAAAGTAATCCCCTCGTCACAGGTGCAGGTCATACAGAGTCTCGACGGCGGCATACTGCAGGAACTCTTTGTTCGTGAAGGTAATATGGTCACCAAGGGCCAGCCTCTGGCCCGCATAGACGATACCCGTTTCCGCTCAGACTACGCCCAGCAGGAACAGGAAGTCTACAGCCTGCAAGCCACTGTGATTCGCCTCAAGGCCGAGCTGGACAGCATCCAGGTGTCCGACATGGCCAAAGACTGGCGCGAGCAGGTGCGGATCACCAAACATCCACTGACCTTCCCCGGCAACCTGATAGCCGACAAGCCTGAACTGGTAAACCGCCAGCAAGCAGATTACAACGGCCGTCTGTCAAACCTGGAAAACCAGCTGGAGATCCTCGCCCGTCAGATCCAGCAGCGACAACAGGAAGCCGAAGATCTGGCCTCCAAGATCACCACCCTAACCACCAGCTTCCAGTTGATCAGCCGAGAGCTGGAGCTGACCAAGCCGCTGGCGGAAAAAGGCATAGTGCCCGAGGTGGAACTGCTCAAGCTGCAAAGAACGGTCAACGATCTGCAGGGGGAACTCAAGTCACTGCGGGTTATGCAGCCCAAGGCCAAGGCCACCTTGGATGAAGCCATACTCAAGCGCCGCGAAGCCGTGTTTGTCTACGCCAGCGATGCCCGCACCCAGCTCAGCGAGCTACAAACCCGCTTGTCACGGATGAATGAAGCCCAGGTCGGTGCCCAGGACAAGGTCAGCAAGGCGGTGATCACCTCTCCGGTCAATGGCACGGTGAAAACCGTCCACATTAACACCCTGGGCGGTGTGGTGCAGCCCGGGGTGGACATTATTGAGATAGTGCCATCGGAAGACAAGCTGCTGATTGAAGCCCGCATCAGCCCCAAGGATATTGCCTTCCTGCATCCGGGCTTGCCGGCCGTGGTGAAGGTTACGGCCTACGATTTTACCCGTTATGGTGGTTTAAATGGGACGGTGGAGCACATCAGTGCCGATACTACCCAGGATGAGGAGGGCAATAGCTTCTACCTCATCAGAGTTCGGACCGAAGAGTCCAATTTAGTTAAAGAGGATGGCACACAGATGCCAATTATCCCTGGGATGCTGACTTCGGTCGATGTGATCACAGGGCAAAGATCTATTCTTGAGTACATATTAAATCCAATACTTAGAGCCAGAGAGAACGCGCTCAGGGAGCGCTAG
- a CDS encoding TolC family outer membrane protein: MLQLRRSALALAVGALMLPATASSHTLEQAVAHTLDTHPQLRVAFNRFKAREEQVNQAIAGYMPTIDITGGYGYENTDSPATRRRGKDEVELDRGEFGISIKQMLFDGFYTSSEIDRFSFEASADQWALFSAAEDMALDVSKVYVNYLRTEQVLQLAEKNLKTHQDIYDQIKQRTDSGLGSIADLSQITGRLARANANVMAARNNFYDAKAQYLRVVEMEPDDMIIPVPDADMLPADLPSTVTLAQENHPILKSAAADINAAEHERSSAQANYYPKVTLELDGNWNNDLDGEDGKSIIPSQNVNGYSNDLLAMVRVRYNLFAGGKDLAREKEAAYKISEAKEIRQRAYREVLEGANLAWNAFEMLAPQKQYIREHVVAAKDTQVAYSQQFNLGQRTLLDLLDTENELFEARKDYLQAEFDEIVAKYRVLNATGRLLDSLRVTRPETWKGERNYEGGVN; this comes from the coding sequence ATGCTGCAGCTCAGGCGCAGTGCCTTGGCACTGGCGGTTGGCGCATTGATGCTGCCGGCCACAGCTTCCAGTCATACCCTGGAGCAGGCCGTTGCCCATACGCTGGATACCCATCCTCAGCTGAGGGTGGCATTCAATCGCTTCAAGGCCAGGGAAGAACAAGTCAACCAGGCCATTGCCGGCTACATGCCGACCATAGACATCACAGGTGGCTATGGTTACGAGAATACCGATAGTCCAGCCACCCGTCGCCGTGGCAAAGATGAGGTCGAGTTGGACCGTGGCGAATTTGGCATCAGCATCAAACAAATGTTGTTCGATGGCTTCTACACCAGCAGCGAAATTGATCGTTTCAGCTTCGAAGCCAGTGCCGATCAGTGGGCTCTTTTCTCTGCCGCCGAAGACATGGCGCTGGACGTATCCAAGGTCTATGTCAATTACCTGCGTACCGAACAGGTATTGCAACTGGCTGAAAAGAACCTCAAAACACACCAAGACATTTACGATCAAATCAAACAGCGTACCGATTCTGGCCTGGGCTCAATTGCCGACTTGTCGCAAATCACCGGCCGTCTGGCCCGCGCCAACGCCAATGTGATGGCTGCCCGCAATAATTTCTACGACGCCAAGGCCCAATACCTGAGAGTGGTGGAAATGGAGCCGGACGATATGATTATCCCGGTACCCGATGCCGACATGCTGCCGGCTGATCTCCCAAGCACAGTGACATTGGCTCAGGAAAATCATCCGATACTCAAGTCTGCCGCAGCCGACATCAATGCCGCCGAACATGAGCGTTCATCAGCCCAAGCCAACTACTATCCCAAGGTTACCCTGGAGTTGGACGGCAACTGGAATAACGATCTCGACGGTGAAGACGGCAAGAGCATCATCCCCAGCCAGAACGTTAACGGCTACAGCAATGACCTGCTGGCCATGGTGAGGGTTCGCTACAACCTGTTCGCCGGTGGCAAGGATTTGGCCCGCGAGAAAGAAGCGGCCTACAAGATCAGCGAAGCCAAGGAAATCCGTCAACGAGCCTACCGTGAGGTACTTGAAGGCGCCAATCTGGCCTGGAATGCCTTTGAAATGCTGGCACCACAGAAACAGTACATACGTGAGCACGTAGTGGCGGCCAAAGACACGCAAGTGGCTTACTCACAGCAATTCAACCTGGGCCAACGCACCTTGCTCGATTTGCTGGATACCGAGAATGAACTGTTCGAAGCACGCAAAGACTACCTGCAGGCTGAATTTGACGAAATCGTTGCCAAGTACCGGGTGCTCAATGCCACCGGCCGTTTGCTCGACTCCCTGAGGGTCACTCGTCCGGAAACATGGAAAGGTGAGCGCAACTACGAAGGAGGAGTAAACTAA
- a CDS encoding OmpA family protein: MKALYLLLAMSMLGACSMRDTVNMDNPTNQVHDLNDIDHDGVIEARERCAGTVRGASIDNYGCGKIKPINERRELKILFANDSFYLDPQYYGQIEELATFMRQYPNTKVTIEGHCSRTGSHEHNQELSQNRANAVTTVLAQQFGIAADRLTAIGYSFDRPVDPSDTPLAHTRNRRVIAELTGEDTAADMKWTIYTVDEQVK, from the coding sequence ATGAAAGCCTTATACTTATTGCTGGCAATGTCCATGCTCGGTGCCTGTTCCATGCGCGATACCGTCAACATGGATAACCCAACCAACCAGGTACATGACCTGAACGACATAGATCACGATGGTGTGATTGAAGCCCGGGAACGCTGCGCCGGCACAGTGCGCGGTGCATCCATAGACAACTACGGTTGCGGTAAGATCAAACCAATCAATGAACGCCGTGAGCTGAAAATTCTGTTCGCCAATGACTCCTTCTACCTGGATCCCCAGTACTATGGCCAGATAGAAGAGCTGGCGACCTTTATGCGTCAGTATCCCAATACCAAGGTGACCATTGAGGGACACTGCAGCCGTACCGGCTCCCATGAGCATAACCAGGAGCTGTCGCAAAACCGCGCCAATGCCGTGACCACTGTGCTGGCACAGCAGTTTGGCATTGCCGCCGATCGCCTGACCGCTATTGGTTACAGCTTTGACCGCCCCGTGGACCCATCGGACACCCCGCTGGCCCACACCCGCAATCGCCGGGTAATTGCTGAGCTGACGGGTGAAGATACAGCTGCCGATATGAAATGGACAATATATACTGTTGACGAACAAGTGAAATAA
- a CDS encoding transglutaminase-like cysteine peptidase gives MAGRLHTQSTLKRVCQLSIVASTLLGSSLFASSVSQLDEAQVVSTLESHYGERAGMRARAWFNVVASAQGLPEKEQLEKINGFFNLFRFVDDIKLWGDSNYWATPMEFIGVNGGDCEDFSIAKYFTLLQLGVPEDKMRITMVKATTVNQYHMVLAYYETPGSVPLVLDNLDPAIKPATARKDLLPVYSFNGKQLWLNKEKGRGVLAGSSTRLEKWNDLTHRLGLDRLRQPRMRLE, from the coding sequence ATGGCAGGCAGGCTACACACACAAAGTACTTTAAAGAGGGTCTGCCAACTGAGCATTGTGGCGTCGACCCTGCTTGGTAGCAGCCTGTTTGCCAGTTCTGTGTCTCAACTTGATGAAGCCCAAGTGGTCAGCACGCTCGAATCCCATTATGGCGAGCGTGCCGGCATGCGTGCCAGAGCCTGGTTCAATGTGGTGGCTTCGGCTCAAGGCCTGCCCGAGAAGGAACAGCTCGAAAAGATCAATGGTTTCTTCAATCTGTTCCGCTTCGTCGATGACATCAAACTTTGGGGTGACTCCAACTATTGGGCCACACCAATGGAATTTATCGGTGTCAATGGTGGCGATTGTGAGGACTTCTCCATCGCCAAGTACTTTACCCTGTTGCAGCTTGGTGTACCGGAAGACAAGATGCGCATTACCATGGTCAAGGCGACGACGGTAAACCAGTACCATATGGTGCTGGCCTATTACGAAACGCCCGGTTCGGTCCCCCTGGTATTGGATAACCTGGATCCTGCGATCAAACCTGCCACTGCGCGTAAAGATCTGCTGCCCGTATACAGCTTCAACGGTAAGCAGTTGTGGTTGAACAAAGAAAAAGGGCGAGGCGTTCTGGCGGGTTCATCGACCCGACTGGAAAAATGGAACGACCTCACCCACAGACTGGGACTTGACCGTCTGCGTCAACCCCGTATGAGACTGGAGTAG
- a CDS encoding bifunctional diguanylate cyclase/phosphodiesterase has translation MTLFRQLYSLLFGLFLLVICSLGYVQFTETKSFLTKQMESDLNNVSNSLGLLLVPALESGDMATAETLINVIFEGGYYQQVKLTWLVDGKQQEWNNAIRIQDVPQWFIQLNIFGAIKKESTITSGWLQLAHLEITAHPGFGYHELWRILTNTVMVFSALFLIAIFTARFGLGWILRPLHELSEHAKSVAKRQFGPELPLPKTEELKEVVLAFNSMTAQLKQIFASLDEEVTALRKKNLVDHASGLPNRQYMVGRLTSWLSEPNSGALFMARFDWLEEVHSKYGYQVRDETIRLLSEKLTEQLNEIAPCVIARIAAFEFAFLVTDVEREQLSKYLQTLIRTVNQEISKAGCKPNEQFAIGVAERIGSMNVSDILAQADNALQKALKEGQVFHWFESNEQQLFTREQWREKLSSAINAKHFKFRWQPIQLHDNAGVLQRELYCQLELGDKLVHAGQFMPYVELLSMGATLDRCLIQTVHDAQLLERNLEPVAINLTHQSLSDPKFHEWLQQFLRASPLANRICFDIPESGIYSSADACQTLCNIIRENGAHFGIDHFGRQFGSMSYLQDLRPSYVKLDQSFAYYDENQHNSELCRALVNVARGLEIKVIVTGIQEQQQLNRFLPLKTTAFQGFIAPPIPVEL, from the coding sequence ATGACACTGTTTCGACAGCTTTACTCGCTATTATTTGGCCTGTTCCTGCTGGTGATCTGCAGCCTTGGGTACGTTCAATTTACTGAAACTAAAAGTTTTTTGACCAAGCAAATGGAATCAGACCTCAACAACGTCAGCAATTCGCTGGGACTGTTGTTGGTACCGGCACTGGAGTCGGGCGATATGGCCACCGCAGAAACACTGATCAATGTGATCTTTGAAGGTGGCTACTATCAGCAAGTGAAACTGACCTGGTTGGTCGATGGCAAACAGCAGGAATGGAACAACGCCATCCGTATTCAGGATGTGCCGCAATGGTTTATCCAGCTCAACATCTTTGGAGCCATCAAAAAAGAAAGCACCATTACCTCGGGTTGGCTGCAGCTGGCACACCTGGAAATCACCGCCCATCCCGGCTTTGGCTACCACGAACTGTGGCGAATTTTAACCAACACCGTGATGGTCTTTTCTGCCCTGTTTTTGATTGCCATCTTCACCGCCAGGTTCGGCCTTGGCTGGATACTTAGACCCCTGCATGAATTGTCTGAGCACGCCAAGAGCGTGGCCAAACGTCAATTCGGGCCGGAACTGCCGCTGCCAAAAACCGAAGAGCTAAAGGAAGTGGTGCTGGCATTCAACAGCATGACGGCGCAACTGAAACAGATTTTCGCTTCTCTCGATGAAGAAGTGACCGCGCTGCGTAAAAAGAATCTGGTGGATCATGCCTCCGGCCTGCCCAACCGTCAGTACATGGTCGGCCGCCTGACCAGCTGGCTCAGCGAACCCAACAGCGGCGCCCTGTTCATGGCGCGCTTTGACTGGCTGGAAGAAGTGCACAGCAAATACGGCTACCAGGTGCGGGACGAAACCATACGCCTGCTGTCAGAAAAGCTCACAGAGCAACTCAATGAAATTGCGCCCTGCGTTATCGCCCGCATTGCCGCCTTTGAATTTGCCTTCCTGGTCACAGATGTTGAGCGCGAGCAGCTGAGTAAGTACCTGCAAACCCTGATCCGCACCGTCAATCAGGAAATCTCCAAGGCCGGCTGTAAACCCAATGAGCAATTCGCCATAGGTGTGGCCGAACGCATAGGTTCAATGAATGTGTCCGACATCCTGGCCCAGGCCGATAACGCGCTGCAAAAAGCGCTGAAAGAGGGCCAGGTGTTCCATTGGTTTGAATCCAACGAACAACAACTCTTTACCCGCGAACAATGGCGCGAAAAGCTCTCCAGCGCCATCAATGCCAAGCATTTCAAATTCCGCTGGCAACCCATTCAGCTCCATGACAATGCAGGGGTATTGCAGCGCGAGCTTTACTGTCAACTGGAGCTGGGTGACAAGCTGGTGCACGCGGGTCAGTTCATGCCTTATGTGGAGCTGCTGTCCATGGGTGCCACCCTCGACCGCTGCCTGATCCAAACGGTACACGATGCCCAACTACTGGAGCGCAACCTGGAGCCTGTGGCCATCAACCTGACCCACCAGAGTCTGTCGGATCCCAAGTTCCACGAGTGGCTGCAGCAGTTCCTGCGCGCCTCGCCGTTGGCGAATAGGATCTGCTTCGACATCCCCGAGTCGGGCATATACAGTTCCGCCGATGCCTGCCAAACCCTGTGCAACATCATCCGCGAGAATGGCGCTCATTTCGGTATTGACCACTTTGGTCGCCAGTTTGGTTCCATGTCTTACCTGCAGGATCTCAGACCCAGCTATGTGAAGCTGGACCAATCCTTTGCCTATTACGATGAAAACCAGCACAACAGCGAGCTGTGTCGTGCCCTGGTGAACGTCGCTCGGGGATTGGAGATCAAGGTCATAGTCACAGGTATCCAGGAACAGCAGCAGCTGAATCGCTTCCTGCCGCTGAAAACAACTGCTTTCCAAGGCTTTATCGCACCACCAATTCCGGTGGAACTCTGA
- a CDS encoding diguanylate cyclase domain-containing protein encodes MFRDNGFKDETCPLPGEEVHRLLKRVERLRRLAGKYKRAEIIRDALLEISNISTEVSTPEDFYSGVHNHIRQLIAADNFFIATFNALSGQLEIPFFADEKDPHPAISYPDGQLHGVLMRGLTGYVFRTGKALLCNATTFAELIDAGEIVSLGSDCNQWLGVPIRHNEVTTGVIVVQSYDGATLYGETELELMEFISHHIAGVMERLKHQEQLEQAIEQRTRELSLAYDRLKQEVYERRRAERLQKSLYEIAELAASGLEQQDFYVRLHAIISHLLPANNCYIALVSDEEQRSLHFPFYMSQIDADVPPPRPLTDGLTEYLLKHGRPLLLNSDDIRALEQAGDIYAQAPELNKTQSMHQWIGVPLYIQDQVRGALTIYSLSANQNYQLRDLELLTFVSQHIGTAIERKLNAESLQRSYEQLEEKVEARTRALAAVNQDLQQEIQRRKQIEQQLIHDAHHDALTGLPNRSMFMERLAQAVKHVRRHGKDQFALLFIDLDRFKLINDTLGHLQGDRFLIETASRLKTCIRDNDTLGRLGGDEFVILLDAINHSQDAEEVSERILSELSRPFLLGNQEFQSGASIGIAISNQQRVATAESLLRDADAAMYQAKFRGKGCYVKFDDKAREALTHELELENELRQAMGSNALQLQFSPVSSNADEAASALALSLTWEHRDFGHMGANELRKLARCCNLELELDKHLIANLSQHAAALELPCHVQLASGHLKHKHALRSLKNSLKTLPLSKLDLWLFFDEKAMVQDTKNHISGLALLHKLGVKLGLSGFGTGVSPLNNLTLLPVSSLKLAESLGQSGGNPEQERLLQAMVAAANALGLTLIASGVEDARRWHRLQKLGIVLGQGKLFGTHPEGRIPNCA; translated from the coding sequence ATGTTCAGGGATAATGGATTTAAGGATGAAACCTGTCCCCTGCCTGGGGAAGAGGTGCACAGACTCCTGAAAAGGGTCGAACGCCTGCGCAGATTGGCGGGCAAATACAAGCGTGCAGAAATCATACGCGATGCGCTGTTGGAAATTTCCAATATTTCCACCGAGGTCAGCACCCCGGAAGATTTCTATTCCGGGGTACACAACCACATCCGGCAACTGATCGCTGCCGACAACTTCTTTATCGCCACCTTCAATGCTCTCAGCGGCCAACTGGAAATCCCGTTCTTCGCCGATGAGAAAGACCCCCATCCCGCCATCAGTTACCCCGATGGGCAGCTCCATGGCGTGCTGATGCGGGGGCTCACCGGTTACGTATTCCGCACCGGCAAGGCGCTGCTGTGCAATGCCACCACCTTTGCCGAGCTTATCGACGCGGGGGAAATCGTCAGCCTGGGTTCCGATTGCAATCAGTGGTTGGGTGTACCCATACGCCATAACGAAGTGACCACGGGCGTGATAGTGGTGCAAAGCTATGACGGCGCGACCCTCTATGGCGAGACCGAGCTGGAGCTGATGGAGTTCATCAGTCACCATATCGCCGGGGTGATGGAGCGTCTCAAGCATCAGGAGCAACTGGAGCAAGCCATAGAGCAACGCACCCGGGAGCTGAGCCTGGCCTACGACCGGCTTAAACAGGAAGTGTATGAGCGGCGCCGGGCTGAGCGATTGCAAAAATCCCTCTATGAAATCGCCGAACTGGCGGCCAGCGGTCTGGAGCAGCAGGACTTTTACGTGCGTCTGCATGCCATCATCAGCCACCTGTTACCGGCCAACAACTGTTATATCGCCTTGGTCAGCGACGAGGAGCAGAGATCGCTGCATTTCCCCTTCTATATGTCGCAAATCGATGCCGATGTACCGCCGCCCCGGCCCTTGACCGACGGACTCACCGAATATCTGCTCAAACATGGGCGCCCACTGCTATTGAACAGTGACGATATTCGCGCCCTGGAACAGGCAGGTGACATCTATGCCCAAGCGCCAGAACTGAACAAGACCCAGAGCATGCACCAGTGGATAGGTGTGCCCCTGTATATCCAGGATCAGGTCCGCGGTGCCCTGACCATCTACAGCCTCAGCGCCAACCAGAATTACCAGCTCAGGGATCTGGAGTTGCTAACCTTTGTGTCCCAACACATAGGCACGGCCATCGAACGTAAGCTCAATGCCGAATCCTTGCAGCGCAGCTATGAGCAGCTGGAAGAAAAGGTTGAGGCCCGTACCCGGGCGCTGGCGGCGGTCAATCAGGATCTGCAGCAGGAGATCCAGCGCCGCAAGCAGATAGAGCAGCAACTGATCCACGATGCCCATCACGATGCCCTGACGGGCCTGCCCAACAGGTCGATGTTTATGGAACGCCTGGCCCAGGCGGTCAAGCATGTGCGCCGCCACGGCAAGGATCAATTCGCCCTGCTGTTTATCGATCTCGACCGCTTCAAATTGATTAACGATACCCTGGGCCATCTGCAGGGGGATCGTTTCCTGATAGAAACCGCCAGCCGTCTCAAAACCTGTATCCGCGACAATGACACCCTAGGACGCCTGGGCGGTGATGAGTTCGTGATCCTGCTCGACGCCATTAACCACTCCCAGGACGCCGAAGAAGTGAGTGAGCGCATACTCTCGGAGCTCAGCCGCCCGTTTTTGCTCGGTAATCAGGAGTTCCAGTCTGGCGCCAGCATAGGCATAGCCATCAGCAATCAGCAGCGAGTAGCCACCGCGGAATCCCTGCTGCGGGATGCCGATGCGGCCATGTATCAGGCCAAATTCCGTGGCAAGGGCTGCTATGTGAAGTTCGATGACAAGGCCCGTGAGGCCCTGACCCACGAGTTGGAGTTGGAAAACGAACTGCGCCAGGCCATGGGCTCCAACGCATTGCAACTGCAGTTCAGCCCCGTCAGCAGCAATGCAGATGAAGCCGCTTCGGCACTGGCCCTGTCATTGACCTGGGAGCACAGGGATTTTGGTCATATGGGCGCCAACGAGCTGAGAAAGCTGGCGCGTTGCTGCAATCTGGAACTGGAACTGGACAAGCACCTGATTGCCAATTTAAGTCAACACGCGGCCGCGCTGGAACTGCCCTGCCATGTACAGCTTGCCAGCGGTCACCTTAAACACAAACACGCGCTGCGCAGCCTGAAGAACAGTCTCAAAACCCTGCCGCTAAGCAAGCTGGACCTGTGGTTGTTTTTTGATGAGAAGGCCATGGTCCAGGATACCAAAAACCACATCAGTGGCCTGGCCTTGTTGCACAAACTGGGGGTCAAGCTGGGACTGTCCGGCTTTGGGACCGGCGTCAGCCCGCTTAACAACCTGACGTTGCTGCCCGTCTCCAGCCTGAAGTTGGCCGAGTCTTTGGGCCAGAGTGGTGGAAATCCGGAGCAGGAGCGGCTGCTGCAAGCCATGGTGGCGGCGGCCAATGCCCTGGGTCTGACGCTGATCGCCAGCGGCGTGGAGGATGCCAGACGCTGGCACAGGCTGCAGAAATTGGGGATCGTTCTTGGCCAAGGCAAGCTGTTCGGCACGCACCCCGAGGGCAGGATCCCGAACTGCGCCTGA